The following proteins are co-located in the Echinicola sp. 20G genome:
- a CDS encoding SDR family NAD(P)-dependent oxidoreductase — protein MTSSKDKIAVITGGSRGLGRNMAIALAKKGINIILTYHSNQEQATEVVEEIKTLGQKAIAYQLDTSDIKQFDTFLQSVAAYLKEETGSPNFDFLINNAGTALYAPFAQTTEAQFDEAMNIHYKGVFFLTQKALPQLNEGGSIINISSGLARFSLPGSSAYGAMKGAIEVLTRYLAKELGSRQIRANVVAPGAIETDFGGGHVRDNKEVNQMVASNTALGRAGLPEDIGGVVAFLCSPEASWINGQRIEVSGGMFV, from the coding sequence ATGACAAGTTCAAAAGATAAAATCGCAGTGATCACCGGAGGAAGCAGAGGGTTGGGAAGAAACATGGCCATTGCCTTGGCTAAAAAAGGAATCAACATCATTCTTACCTATCACAGCAATCAAGAGCAAGCCACAGAAGTGGTGGAAGAAATCAAAACTTTGGGTCAAAAAGCAATTGCTTATCAGTTGGACACTAGCGACATCAAGCAATTTGATACTTTCTTGCAGTCCGTGGCGGCGTATTTGAAGGAGGAAACTGGAAGTCCTAATTTTGATTTTCTAATCAATAATGCTGGAACAGCCCTTTATGCACCTTTTGCCCAAACTACGGAAGCGCAATTTGATGAAGCGATGAACATCCACTATAAAGGCGTTTTCTTTCTCACACAAAAGGCTTTGCCACAGCTCAACGAGGGAGGAAGCATCATCAATATTTCATCTGGTCTGGCCAGATTTTCCCTGCCTGGCTCTTCTGCATATGGCGCCATGAAAGGAGCGATTGAAGTACTCACCCGATACTTGGCCAAGGAACTGGGGTCAAGGCAAATCCGTGCCAATGTAGTGGCTCCGGGAGCTATCGAAACAGACTTCGGGGGCGGCCATGTCAGGGACAACAAAGAGGTCAATCAAATGGTGGCCAGCAACACCGCATTGGGACGAGCTGGATTACCAGAGGACATTGGTGGAGTCGTAGCCTTTTTATGCAGCCCCGAAGCTTCATGGATCAATGGTCAGCGAATTGAAGTTTCTGGCGGCATGTTTGTTTAA
- a CDS encoding class I SAM-dependent methyltransferase produces the protein MKQSFTEEDLKAIAAQLSHPKGEMGIEVGDTMHESNITMTKKAIELCHFEGKELLLEIGHGNANHLSTLLTENSGLNYTGLEISDLMYQQAQMTNEAWIKSGRASFHVYDGQKIPFEKDYFDQIMTVNTIYFWKEPSKMAQDIYRVLQPEGRFTIAFAQKEFMETLPFTKYGFTFYDDEKVEELMYHAGFTIVEQVDVKETVKSKALEEVEREYTVMSFYK, from the coding sequence ATGAAACAGTCATTTACTGAAGAGGATCTGAAGGCCATTGCGGCACAGCTGAGTCACCCAAAAGGGGAAATGGGCATAGAAGTGGGAGATACCATGCATGAGTCCAATATTACCATGACCAAAAAAGCAATCGAACTTTGTCACTTTGAAGGAAAGGAATTGTTATTGGAAATTGGGCATGGTAATGCCAATCACTTAAGCACTTTGTTGACTGAGAATTCTGGCCTTAATTATACCGGATTGGAAATTTCGGACTTGATGTATCAGCAAGCTCAAATGACCAATGAAGCATGGATTAAATCGGGTAGGGCCAGTTTTCATGTGTATGATGGTCAGAAAATTCCCTTTGAGAAAGATTATTTTGATCAGATTATGACGGTAAATACCATCTATTTTTGGAAGGAACCCAGTAAAATGGCTCAGGATATTTATCGTGTACTCCAGCCAGAGGGACGCTTTACGATCGCTTTTGCACAAAAAGAATTTATGGAAACACTTCCCTTTACGAAGTACGGGTTTACCTTTTATGATGATGAGAAGGTGGAGGAATTGATGTACCATGCTGGATTTACCATTGTAGAGCAGGTGGATGTCAAAGAAACTGTTAAAAGTAAGGCCTTGGAAGAAGTGGAGCGAGAATATACAGTCATGAGTTTCTATAAATGA
- a CDS encoding BamA/TamA family outer membrane protein — MQKYIIVILLFFSVSVLHAQKSQTDSLANAEESVEKKYDFSLMPFLSYNRNLKFMIGAIPMVMYKTDLKDTISPKSLSGLSAVYTTNGSYFFAFFNKLFFDEDNWRVKLFAVTGDHYSQFFMDDQESSGFYDYGTNTTILSLGAQRKIIPGLYGGISYTYSHYDTEYEDDVQPASTTITNGLDFNFLYDTRDEIYYPTQGSKSNLKWITYPEWFGNDVAANKVVTEYNRYISMRENTDVLATRFSAKFGLGDIAFEQQETIGGKDIRGYSEGKYRGDGLVALQGEYRYNFNPKMGLVGFAGLATIYGSDNTDFNWKLYPGAGVGYRYRAFKDVKFNIGLDAAVGKDDWGIYFRIGEAF, encoded by the coding sequence ATGCAAAAGTATATAATCGTTATTTTACTGTTTTTCTCTGTTTCTGTGCTTCATGCCCAAAAATCCCAAACTGACAGTCTCGCTAATGCAGAAGAAAGTGTGGAGAAAAAATATGATTTTAGCTTAATGCCTTTTTTGAGTTACAATAGAAACTTGAAATTCATGATCGGAGCAATTCCCATGGTCATGTATAAAACAGACCTGAAAGACACTATTTCTCCAAAATCCCTATCAGGACTCTCAGCAGTCTACACCACCAATGGCTCCTATTTCTTTGCTTTTTTCAATAAACTTTTCTTTGATGAAGACAATTGGCGGGTCAAGCTATTTGCAGTAACCGGTGACCATTATTCTCAGTTTTTTATGGATGACCAGGAATCATCTGGATTCTATGATTATGGGACCAATACAACCATCTTGAGCCTTGGTGCCCAGAGAAAAATTATCCCAGGACTTTATGGTGGTATCTCCTATACCTATTCACACTATGACACCGAATATGAGGATGATGTCCAACCTGCTTCCACCACCATTACCAATGGCCTCGATTTTAACTTTCTTTACGATACCAGAGATGAAATTTACTATCCCACTCAAGGCAGTAAATCCAACCTGAAATGGATCACTTACCCAGAATGGTTTGGAAATGATGTAGCCGCCAATAAGGTGGTCACAGAATACAACAGGTATATTTCCATGCGCGAAAATACGGATGTCCTAGCTACTCGCTTTTCTGCTAAATTTGGATTGGGAGATATTGCCTTTGAGCAACAGGAAACCATTGGAGGGAAAGATATCAGAGGTTATTCTGAAGGCAAATACAGAGGAGATGGGCTGGTGGCACTACAAGGAGAATACCGCTATAACTTTAACCCCAAAATGGGTTTGGTGGGATTTGCTGGATTGGCCACCATTTATGGATCAGACAATACAGACTTTAACTGGAAATTATACCCAGGTGCAGGTGTGGGATACCGGTACCGGGCTTTCAAAGATGTTAAATTCAATATTGGCTTGGACGCTGCTGTGGGCAAGGATGACTGGGGAATCTATTTCCGAATTGGTGAAGCTTTCTAG
- a CDS encoding Crp/Fnr family transcriptional regulator: MEKIRTLFEQQVGMSDRDWEIFSSKLQTKTFSAKSSILEVGNTENYLSFIQSGMVRYFIPEELDDLTFGFSFEGEFMSAYDAFITRKPSAYTIQSLVPTTLWRIHYDDLQVVYDKSTVGNTIGRFAAEGLFLKKAKRELELLKETAEERYLKLFEERPELIKKVPLKYIASYIGITPQALSRIRKRIS; encoded by the coding sequence ATGGAGAAAATCAGGACACTTTTTGAGCAGCAGGTAGGTATGAGCGATAGGGATTGGGAGATTTTTTCAAGTAAACTCCAGACCAAGACCTTTTCTGCTAAAAGCAGCATTCTGGAAGTAGGCAACACGGAAAACTACCTTTCTTTCATTCAATCAGGAATGGTTAGGTATTTTATTCCTGAAGAGCTAGATGACCTTACTTTTGGATTTTCCTTTGAGGGAGAATTTATGAGTGCTTACGATGCTTTCATTACTCGGAAACCTTCCGCTTATACCATTCAAAGCTTGGTGCCTACAACTTTGTGGAGGATTCATTATGATGATCTGCAAGTCGTTTATGATAAGTCAACGGTTGGAAATACAATAGGACGATTTGCTGCTGAGGGTTTATTTTTGAAGAAAGCAAAAAGGGAATTGGAACTGTTAAAAGAAACAGCCGAGGAACGTTACTTAAAGCTTTTCGAGGAAAGGCCAGAGCTGATCAAAAAGGTTCCCTTGAAATACATAGCCAGTTATATTGGAATTACCCCACAAGCCCTTAGCCGGATAAGGAAAAGAATCTCATAA
- the rluF gene encoding 23S rRNA pseudouridine(2604) synthase RluF → MESQSVRINKYLSEIGYCSRRAADKLLEEGRITINGKVPELGTKVEEGDEVRVDGELVSPPQEEFIYLAFNKPIGIVCTTDTKREKNNIIDYINHPKRIFPIGRLDKPSEGLIFLTNDGDIVNKILRAKNNHEKEYVVTVDKPITPQFVQKMSNGIPILGTMTRKCKVEQIGKQKFKIVLTQGLNRQIRRMCAYLDYEVTKLKRIRIMNVGLDMPVGKWRYLTAEELDEINKLTSDSSKTFDG, encoded by the coding sequence ATGGAGAGCCAAAGTGTCAGGATTAATAAGTATTTAAGCGAGATAGGTTATTGTTCTAGAAGGGCTGCAGATAAATTACTGGAGGAGGGTAGGATTACGATCAATGGCAAGGTTCCAGAGTTAGGTACCAAGGTAGAAGAGGGAGATGAAGTTAGGGTGGATGGAGAGTTGGTTTCTCCTCCTCAGGAAGAATTTATTTATTTGGCGTTTAACAAACCTATAGGAATTGTTTGTACCACAGATACCAAGAGAGAGAAGAACAATATCATTGACTATATCAATCATCCCAAAAGGATCTTTCCAATAGGTAGGCTGGACAAGCCAAGTGAAGGCTTGATTTTTTTGACCAATGACGGGGATATTGTCAATAAGATTTTGCGTGCAAAAAACAATCATGAAAAGGAATACGTGGTAACTGTGGATAAGCCGATCACTCCACAGTTTGTTCAAAAGATGTCCAACGGTATTCCTATTTTAGGAACCATGACCAGAAAGTGTAAGGTGGAACAGATTGGAAAACAAAAGTTTAAGATTGTGCTCACCCAAGGTCTCAATCGACAAATCAGAAGAATGTGTGCTTACTTGGATTATGAAGTGACCAAGCTCAAACGGATAAGAATCATGAACGTGGGATTGGACATGCCAGTAGGAAAGTGGCGCTATTTGACTGCGGAAGAGCTGGATGAGATCAACAAGCTAACTTCTGATTCTAGCAAAACTTTTGATGGTTAA
- a CDS encoding GNAT family N-acetyltransferase: MNAYEIKIRPAKMDDMSKIQKLYVETIQDSCKNDYSESQIAAWISSVVNEERWRMALSSEFFLVAEDEDKVIGFCALENGNYLDFMYVHHDYQRLGLAERLLKALEVEAQRLGASEIITDASKTAKPFFEKKGFQYVKENIKNINGLEITNYKMSKGI; this comes from the coding sequence ATGAACGCCTACGAAATTAAGATTAGACCGGCAAAAATGGATGACATGTCGAAGATCCAAAAGCTGTACGTAGAAACTATACAGGATTCGTGTAAAAATGATTACAGTGAGTCTCAGATAGCTGCTTGGATTTCTAGTGTTGTCAATGAAGAAAGGTGGCGAATGGCGTTGTCCAGTGAGTTTTTTTTAGTTGCTGAGGATGAAGACAAGGTGATTGGTTTTTGTGCCTTGGAAAATGGAAACTATCTGGATTTTATGTATGTCCATCATGATTATCAAAGGCTGGGATTAGCAGAGCGGTTACTTAAGGCTTTGGAAGTCGAAGCCCAAAGATTGGGGGCAAGCGAAATCATCACTGATGCGAGCAAAACGGCCAAACCATTTTTTGAAAAGAAAGGGTTTCAATACGTCAAGGAAAATATCAAAAATATCAATGGTTTGGAAATCACAAACTACAAAATGAGCAAAGGGATTTAA
- a CDS encoding Crp/Fnr family transcriptional regulator, whose product MNYEKTTCSVCTNASCIIKRNVHLSQLSKYIDQKNTINCRKGQTFIIEGAPVQGLYFVNKGAVKVTKTGLNGKEQIVRLAKDGEIIGHRGFAAGQFYHIGATALENSSLCNFSLDSMNQMLLEIPKLTYDLMTFYAEELSRSETKVKKFAQMTVREKVIDALLYIFRKFGQKDDFFDIQLSRKDIADFAGTTDEQVIRILSSLKKEGLIQTSGKNIGTKNVNLLRKEISEHNYFIDS is encoded by the coding sequence ATGAACTACGAAAAGACCACATGTAGTGTTTGTACAAATGCATCATGCATCATTAAGCGAAATGTTCACTTGTCACAATTGAGTAAATACATTGATCAAAAGAATACCATAAATTGTAGAAAAGGTCAAACTTTTATTATAGAAGGAGCTCCGGTACAAGGCCTTTATTTTGTTAATAAAGGAGCTGTAAAAGTAACCAAAACAGGGCTTAACGGGAAAGAACAAATTGTTAGGCTGGCCAAAGATGGAGAGATCATTGGTCACCGCGGTTTTGCCGCTGGTCAATTTTATCACATTGGCGCTACAGCCCTTGAAAATAGCTCCTTATGTAATTTTTCCTTGGATTCTATGAATCAAATGCTTTTAGAAATTCCAAAACTCACCTATGACTTAATGACTTTCTATGCCGAAGAGTTAAGTAGAAGCGAAACGAAAGTTAAAAAGTTTGCCCAAATGACCGTTAGAGAAAAAGTAATTGATGCCCTACTTTATATATTTAGAAAATTTGGTCAAAAAGATGATTTTTTTGATATCCAATTGTCTAGAAAAGACATTGCTGACTTTGCAGGTACTACAGATGAACAGGTAATTAGAATTCTTTCCAGCTTAAAAAAAGAGGGTCTAATTCAGACATCTGGAAAAAACATAGGTACAAAAAACGTAAATTTACTTAGAAAAGAGATCTCAGAACACAATTACTTCATTGATAGCTAA
- a CDS encoding alginate export family protein, with product MKKLLLLTALLICLVRNEAMAQFTVSAEVRPRSEFRNGFKTLTDDSKDPVFFTEQRSRLYLDYLSDDFKFKLAFQDIRMWGESPQIYKREPGNTFISEAWGQYFISPSFSVKAGRQIISYDNQRFLGGLEWAQQGRRHDALLFIYESQESKSQLHFGFAYNQDADTPEPGFIQGEGAGFYSVGGNYKTMQYGWYHKDFESTSFSILALNAGYQNADSTVSNKQTFGFIPSTTIGSLKLAGDFYYQTGSFGGRDVNAFLAGINATIQTSVTPLTFGVEYISGDDDPSNDQIKTFSPDFGTNHAFNGFMDYFYVGPANGAVGVNDFYLKTSWKLGKGSLKAHAHHFLTGSTQMDEMGTELSKSMGTEIDLVYGINLKGGVTWNIGYSQMFATDTMESLRGGDKTHMQNWAWTMITFKPTLFSSAK from the coding sequence ATGAAAAAGCTTTTACTCTTAACTGCCCTTCTGATTTGTCTTGTTAGGAACGAGGCAATGGCACAGTTCACGGTTTCTGCAGAGGTGAGACCTCGCTCAGAATTCCGAAATGGATTCAAAACACTTACTGATGATAGCAAAGACCCTGTCTTTTTCACTGAACAGCGGTCCAGACTTTATTTGGACTATCTCTCTGACGACTTCAAATTCAAGTTAGCCTTCCAGGATATAAGAATGTGGGGTGAGAGTCCACAAATATACAAAAGAGAACCAGGCAATACCTTTATCAGCGAAGCTTGGGGACAATATTTTATTTCACCTTCATTTTCAGTGAAAGCCGGTCGCCAAATTATCTCCTATGATAACCAAAGGTTTTTGGGTGGACTAGAATGGGCACAACAAGGCAGGAGACATGATGCACTTTTGTTTATCTACGAAAGCCAAGAAAGTAAAAGCCAATTACATTTTGGGTTTGCCTATAACCAAGACGCAGACACACCCGAGCCTGGGTTTATCCAAGGTGAAGGAGCAGGATTCTATAGTGTGGGTGGCAATTACAAGACCATGCAGTATGGCTGGTATCATAAAGATTTTGAGTCCACTTCATTTTCTATTCTTGCCTTAAATGCTGGCTACCAAAATGCAGACAGTACTGTTTCCAATAAGCAGACGTTTGGCTTTATTCCTTCCACCACAATCGGAAGTCTCAAGCTTGCTGGGGACTTCTATTACCAAACCGGCTCTTTCGGGGGCAGGGATGTCAATGCCTTTTTGGCGGGAATAAATGCCACCATACAAACCTCAGTGACACCATTGACCTTTGGCGTGGAATATATATCAGGAGATGATGACCCGAGTAACGATCAGATCAAAACCTTTAGCCCAGACTTTGGTACCAACCATGCCTTTAATGGCTTTATGGACTATTTCTATGTAGGACCAGCCAACGGGGCAGTCGGGGTCAATGACTTCTATCTAAAAACAAGCTGGAAGCTGGGAAAAGGAAGCCTGAAAGCTCACGCCCACCATTTTCTCACTGGCTCTACCCAAATGGATGAGATGGGCACAGAATTAAGCAAAAGCATGGGAACGGAAATCGACTTGGTATATGGAATCAACTTAAAGGGAGGTGTTACCTGGAATATAGGTTATTCCCAGATGTTTGCCACTGACACCATGGAAAGCCTCCGAGGAGGAGACAAAACCCATATGCAAAATTGGGCCTGGACCATGATCACGTTCAAACCTACCCTCTTTTCTTCAGCAAAATAA